A genomic stretch from Mastacembelus armatus chromosome 7, fMasArm1.2, whole genome shotgun sequence includes:
- the slc6a8 gene encoding sodium- and chloride-dependent creatine transporter 1: protein MEKETMPTSSCSLVHLEDTKKNPLLLSNGGAGYPAASANGSLVPLTAVVAGSGVCPGADKKGGVATGAGPGYQERETWTRQMDFIMSCVGFAVGLGNVWRFPYLCYKNGGGVFLIPYLLIVFVGGIPIFFLEIALGQFMKAGSINVWNIAPLFKGLGYASMVIVFFCNTYYIMVLAWGFYYLIKSFNATLPWSTCNNEWNTPSCIEIFHQQDCSNGSLSNATVTGNMTCAELEDARSPIIEFWENKVLNISSGLDEAGQVNWELTLCLMAVWVLVYFCVWKGVKSTGKIVYFTATFPYVVLIILLVRGVTLPGAYNGIMYYIKPDWSKLQEAQVWIDAGTQIFFSYAIGLGALTALGSYNRFNNDCYKDAFILALINSGTSFFSGFVVFSILGFMAAEQGVDVSQVAESGPGLAFIAYPKAVSLMPVAPLWAALFFFMLLLLGLDSQFVGVEGFITGILDLFPGKYQHRYKREIAVALCCLLCFIIDLSMVTQGGMYVFQLFDYYSASGMTLLWQALWECIVVAWVYGADRFMDDVARMIGYRPFPWMKWCWSFLTPCLCMGIFLFHLVNYKQLTYNNVYVYPWWGEVIGWCLALSSMLCIPVSLLYKLFRAKGTLRERWAHLTSPVWGAHHLEYMAPDIKSLSSLSPGTDDNKVIIFESVM, encoded by the exons ATGGAGAAGGAGACCATGCCaacctcctcctgctccctggTCCACCTGGAGGACACCAAGAAGAACCCTCTCCTCCTGTCCAACGGTGGTGCTGGTTACCCCGCCGCGTCCGCTAACGGGAGTCTCGTCCCGCTGACGGCAGTGGTCGCGGGGTCAGGTGTTTGCCCCGGTGCCGATAAGAAAGGGGGAGTGGCCACCGGGGCGGGGCCAGGATACCAGGAGCGGGAAACATGGACGCGGCAGATGGACTTCATCATGTCCTGCGTCGGCTTTGCTGTAGGACTCGGGAACGTGTGGCGGTTCCCCTACCTGTGCTACAAGAATGGAGGAG GCGTCTTCCTGATCCCCTACCTGCTGATTGTCTTTGTTGGAGGAATCCCTATCTTCTTTCTGGAGATTGCACTCGGACAGTTCATGAAGGCTGGCAGCATCAACGTGTGGAACATCGCTCCGCTGTTTAAAG gTCTGGGGTACGCCTCCATGGTCATCGTGTTTTTCTGCAACACCTACTACATCATGGTGCTGGCCTGGGGCTTCTACTACCTGATCAAGTCCTTTAATGCCACCCTCCCCTGGTCCACCTGCAACAACGAATGGAACACACCAAGCTGCATTGAGATCTTCCATCAGCAGGACTGCAGCAACGGCAGCCTCTCCAACGCCACTGTCACCGGCAATATGACCTGCGCCGAGCTGGAGGATGCACGCTCGCCCATCATTGAGTTCTGGGA GAATAAGGTGCTGAACATCTCGTCTGGTCTGGACGAGGCCGGGCAGGTGAACTGGGAGCTCACGCTGTGTCTGATGGCCGTCTGGGTTCTGGTTTACTTCTGTGTCTGGAAAGGAGTCAAATCCACCGGGAAG ATCGTGTACTTCACTGCCACTTTCCCCTATGTGGTCCTCATCATCCTGCTGGTCAGAGGGGTAACACTTCCCGGAGCATACAACGGGATCATGTACTACATCAAACCCGACTGGTCCAAACTACAGGAGGCTCAG GTGTGGATAGACGCGGGCACACAGATCTTCTTCTCCTACGCCATCGGGCTGGGAGCTCTGACTGCACTAGGCAGCTACAACCGCTTCAACAACGACTGCTACAA GGACGCCTTTATCTTGGCACTCATAAACAGTGGAACCAGTTTCTTTTCTGGCTTCGTCGTGTTTTCTATCCTGGGCTTCATGGCTGCAGAGCAGGGAGTCGACGTCTCACAGGTCGCAGAGTCAG gacCAGGTCTGGCTTTCATTGCATATCCAAAGGCGGTCAGTCTGATGCCGGTAGCTCCACTCTGGGCGGCACTCTTCTTTTTCATGCTGCTGCTACTGGGACTGGACAGTCAG TTTGTTGGGGTCGAGGGGTTTATTACTGGAATTCTGGATCTGTTTCCTGGAAAGTACCAACACCGCTACAAAAGGGAGATTGCTGTAGCCCTGTGCTGTTTACTGTGCTTCATTATCGACCTCTCCATGGTGACACAG GGGGGGATGTACGTCTTCCAGCTGTTTGACTACTATTCAGCCAGCGGGATGACTCTGCTGTGGCAGGCACTGTGGGAGTGTATAGTGGTGGCCTGGGTCTACG GTGCAGACCGCTTCATGGATGATGTGGCTCGTATGATTGGCTACCGGCCGTTCCCCTGGATGAAGTGGTGCTGGTCCTTCTTAACTCCGTGTTTGTGCATG GGCATCTTCCTGTTCCACCTGGTGAACTACAAGCAGCTGACCTACAACAATGTGTACGTGTACCCATGGTGGGGTGAGGTGATCGGGTGGTGCTTGGCTCTGTCCTCCATGCTCTGCATCCCCGTCAGCCTGCTCTACAAACTCTTCAGAGCCAAGGGAACCCTTAGAGAG CGCTGGGCCCACCTGACCAGTCCGGTGTGGGGGGCTCATCACCTGGAGTACATGGCCCCTGACATCAAGTCCCTGAGCTCATTGTCCCCTGGCACAGACGACAACAAGGTCATCATCTTTGAGAGCGTCATGTAG